CCGCATCGATGACCCGGTGCGGTGGCGGTGGCGGGGCTGGGGCAGACTGCCGTCACCACAGGGTTCGTGAGGTGACGAGGGGCGGGCGGCGATGGGCGGCAGGACGGCACTGGTACTCGGCGGCGGCGGACTCACCGGAGTCGGTTGGGAGGCCGGGATCCTGTGCGGCCTGGCCGCTGCGGGTACGGATCTGACCACCGCCGACCTCGTCGTCGGCACCTCGGCCGGTTCGGTGGTCGGAGCCCAGCTCGCCTCCGGACTGCTCACCCCGAGGGAGCTGTACGAGCGCCAGCTCGGAGACCCGGCCGGCGAGGCCGCGGCGAAGCTGGGAGCCGCCACCTTCGCGCGGTACGCCGTCACCATGCTGCGCTCCCGGGACGCCGCGGCCTACCGCCGGCGGGTCGGCGCCTTCGCGCTGGCCGCCGACACCGTGCCCGAGGCGGACCGGCGCGAGGTGCTCGAAGCCCGGCTGGTTTCCCGCGAGTGGCCCGAGCGGCGGCTGGTGGTGACCGCCGTCGACGCCCTGACCGGCGAACTGACGGCCTTCGACCGGCACAGCGGGGCCGGACTGCTGGACGCGGTCGCCGCGAGCTGCGCCGTGCCGGGCGTGTGGCCGCCGGCGACCGTGGACGGCCGGCGGTACATCGACGGCGGCGTCCGTTCCGCGACCAACGCGGACCTCGCCGCCGGATACGAGCGGGTGGTGATCATCGCGCCGATGGCGCTCGGGTCGAAACTGATCCCCTCGCCCGCGGCGCAGGCCGGGCAGCTGCGGAAGGCCGGGGCGGAGGTCCTGCTCATCACTCCGTCCGCCGAGGCCCGCAAGACCTTCGGCCGCAACGTCCTGGATCCGGCGCGGCGCGACCCGGCCGCCCGGGCCGGCCTGGCCCAGGCGGCGGCGCACGCCGCCGAGGCGGCGCGCGTCTGGGCGGCCTGACAATGGTGTCGTGAACGACGAGCAGATCCCGGTGGTCCGGGACGTGGGCCAGGGCGCCGCCAAGCTGATGCCGGACGTGGACCGGGAGCGGGCCTGGCTGCTGACCGTCGACGGGGCGCCGCAGTCGTACGTCGACCTCGACGAGCCCGAGCACCTGGAGTTCGAGTACGTACGCCGCCTCGCGCACGTCCTGGACTGCGCCGCTGAACCGGGGGCGCCGCTGGACCTGCTGCACCTCGGCGGGGGCGCCCTGACGCTCCCGCGGTACGCCGCCGCGACCCGGCCGGGCTCCCGCCAGCAGGTGGTGGAGTTCGACGCGGGCCTGGTGGAGCTGGTGGCGGAACACCTGCCGTGGGGCGAGGAGGCCCGGATCACGGTGCACGCCGCCGATGCGCGGGCCTGGCTGGAGGGTGCCACCGGGGCGAGCGCCGACGTGGTGGTCGCCGACGTCTTCGGGGGCTCGCGGGTCCCGGCCCAGCTGACCTCGCTGGAGTACGCGCGGGAGGCGGCGCGGGTGCTGCGGCCCGGCGGGCTTTACGTGGCGAACCTGGCGGACGGGGCCCCGTTCGGTTTCCTGCGGGGGCAGTTGGCGAACTTCGGGGCGGTGTTCGCGGAGCTGGCGCTGATCGCGGAGCCGGGGGTGCTGCGGGGCCGCAGGTTCGGCAACGCGGTGCTCGTGGCCTCGGACCGGGAGATCCCGGTGGCCGCCCTGGCCCGGCGCTGCGCGGCCGACGCGTTCCCGGCCCGCGTGGAGGCGGGCGCGGCCCTGGACCGGCTCGTACGGGGCGCGGCCGTGGTGCCGGACGCGCAGGCCGTGGCATCGCCGGAGCCCCCGGCGGGGGCGTTCAGCGTCGGCTGACCACCCCGGCCCGGCTTCACACGGCGGCGGGCTCGGCAGCCGGCGAAGGGGCGGCGGGGGAGGGGGCCGGCGGAGGGGACGGTGCCGGGCGGCGGGTCAGGCGGCGGACGTCCGGCGCGGCGAGGACCACCGCGGTGGCGAGGACCACGAGCGTCGCGCAGCCCCACAGCGCCCGGGTGCGGCCGAAGGCCGTCTCGGCCGGGCCTGCCAGGGCGGTGGCCAGCGGGACCATCGACACCGAGCCGAACCAGTCGTACGCCGAGACGCGGGAGAACTTGTCCTCCGGTATCTCCTGGTGCAGGGTCGTCATCCAGTTCACGCCGAACACCTCGATGGCCACACCGCTGACCAGCATCACCGCGCACAGCCCCCAGGTCGGCAGCGGCACCGCCAGCGCCGCCGACGGAAGCGCCATCGGGAACACGCACAGCGTGCCGACCAGCAGCAGCCGGCGCGGCTTCCACAGGGTCATCAGGACGGCCCCGCCGATCGTGCCCACGCCGAAGAAGGCCAGGGCCACGCCCCAGGGGGCGGGCCCGCCCAGCCGGTCCCGGGCGACCAGGGGCCCGTAGACCGCCTCGGCCGCGGCCACGACGGCGACGACCACGGAGAACTGGAGCACGATCCGCCACAGCCAGGAGCGGCTCCTGAACTCGACCCAGCCTTCGCGCAGATCGGCCAGCAGGCCTCCGCCGGGAGCCCGCTCGGCGATGTGGCCGACGCGCAGGAAGGTCCGTAGCGCACCGGCGAGGGCGAAGGCCGCGGCGTCCACGGCCAGCACCCAGCCCGGGCCGATCGCGGCGATCATGGCGCCGCCCAGGGCGGCGCCGCCGATGCCCGCGCCGTTCATCGCCATCCGGAACAGGGCGAAGGCGCGGTTCGCGTGCTCGCCCGAGACGCTCGACAGCAGCATTCCCTCGGCGGCCGGGTTGAAGAAGGCGGTACCCGTACCGCAGAGGGCGGTGAGCAGCATCATCTGCCACAGTCGCGGATCGCCGGACAGGACGAGCGCGGCGAAGGCGGCCTGGGAGAGGCAGTTGAGGGCGTTGGCCGCGACCATCACCCGGTGCCGCGGCAGCCGGTCGGCCAGCGCGCCGCCGATCAGCAGGAAGAGGACGAGCGGCAGGGTGCGGGCCGCCGCCACCAGGCCGACGTCCCCCGCGCTCCCGCCGGCGTCGAGTACCGCGAAGGCGGCGGCGATGAGCGCCCCGTGGCTGCCGAGGTTGGTGACGACGGCGGCGCCGGTCAGCAGGGTGTAATTGCGGCCGGCCCACGCGGGCCGACGGCGGGTGGCGGGTGTGCGGGAGGGGGTGGCGGGGGGAGGACTCACCCGGGGACTATCGCCCGCCCCGGGCCGGGAAACCAAACGGATTACCGGTCCGGGGGGCGGGGGAGGGGCGATCAGCTCCCGGTCAGGCGGACCGAGCTCATGATCTTCTCGTACGTCTCCTTGGAGACCTCGCCGGGAACGCCCGCGGCCGCGTAGAGCACCCAGACTGCGAAGTCACCGTTGGCGATCTTGTAGGCGAAGGCGATGCTCTTGCCGTCCGAGTCGCACTTGCTCTTCTTCGGCAGGCCGGTGGCGGTGGCCGTGGAGAAGCTGCCCTTGAGGCCGGAGAGGGTCGTGAAGTCCTTGGCGTCGGTGGACTTGACCGTCTCCTTCGGGTTCGGGGAGTCCTGGGCGTAAGCGGCGTACACCCAGTTCTCGGCGGCGATCCGCGCGGCTTCGGCGGTGTCCTTGGCGCCCTGGGCGCCCTTGGCGCCGGTGCCGGCCAGCTCGGTCGTCTCCTCCTTGCCGTCCTTGTTGGAGTCGACCTTGCACCAGTCCTGCTTGTAGAAGGCGGGTGCGCTCATCGTGACGAGCGGGGAGCCGTCGCCTTTCTTCGCGTCCTCGAAGCCGCTGCTGAGGCCCGAGCTGGCGACCGTCCAGTCCGGCGGCACGTCGAAGGCGGTGCCGTGCAGCGGGTTGATGACGACCTTCCAGCCGGGGACGACCGGCTTGACGTCGCCTCCGGCGCGCGGGTTCCCGGTCGGGGCGGGCGGGGCGGCCGACTTGGCGGCGGGCGGCGACGAGGCGGCGGCCGGCTTGTCGTTGGCCTGGACCGTCTTCTTGTCCCGGGTGAGGACGAAGGTCCCGGTGGCGGCCGCGGTCACGACCACCGCGGCGGCGGCGACGATGGCCACCGTCTTGGTGGAGTACGGGCTCCTGGCGCGGGCCGCCGACTGCGTCACCGTCGGGGGCTGCCCCCACGGCTGGGTGGGCGGCGGCGTCTGGTAGCCCGCCTGCGGGTATCCGTAACCGGGCTGCGGCTCACCGAATCCCGGCTGCGGCTGCTGCTGGTACGGGTTCGGCTGTCCCGGCTGCTGCTGGTACGGGTTCTGTTGCGCGTCCTGGGGGTTCGGCTGTCCCCCGGGAGGCTGCTGCTGTCCTGGCCACATGGCCGGTAACGATAGTGGGAGGGGGTGACGGTAGCCACGGCCGCCCCCTCATCGGGTCTGGCCAACCGGTCTTACTCGTGGGTAACATCGCGTGCCATGAGCGCAGAACAGATGAACGTGGGCGAACTGCTCGCCGCGACCGTGCCGATGGCCCGCACCCTGAACCTCCAGTTCCTGGAGACGACCCCCGAGCGCGCCGTCGTCCGGCTGCCCGACCAGCCCGACTTCCACAACCACGTCGGCGGTCCGCACGCGGGGGCGATGTTCACCCTGGCCGAGTCCGCGAGCGGCGCCATCGTCCTGGCCGCCTTCGGGGACCAGCTCTCGCGCGCCGTGCCGCTCGCCGTCAAGGCCGAGATCGGCTACAAGAAGCTCGCCAAGGGCGTCGTCACCGCCACCGCCACCCTCGGCCGCCCGGCCGCCGAGGTCGTCGCGGAACTCGACGCGGGTGGCCGCCCCGAGTTCCCCGTCACCGTCGCCATCCAGCGCGAGGACGAGGCCGTGACCGGGGAAATGACCGTCGTCTGGACGCTGCGGCCCAACGCCTAGGCGCCGGGCGGTACCGGCGCTGTCCGTCCGGGGACCCGCA
This Streptomyces sp. NBC_00539 DNA region includes the following protein-coding sequences:
- a CDS encoding patatin-like phospholipase family protein; translated protein: MGGRTALVLGGGGLTGVGWEAGILCGLAAAGTDLTTADLVVGTSAGSVVGAQLASGLLTPRELYERQLGDPAGEAAAKLGAATFARYAVTMLRSRDAAAYRRRVGAFALAADTVPEADRREVLEARLVSREWPERRLVVTAVDALTGELTAFDRHSGAGLLDAVAASCAVPGVWPPATVDGRRYIDGGVRSATNADLAAGYERVVIIAPMALGSKLIPSPAAQAGQLRKAGAEVLLITPSAEARKTFGRNVLDPARRDPAARAGLAQAAAHAAEAARVWAA
- a CDS encoding spermidine synthase; translation: MPDVDRERAWLLTVDGAPQSYVDLDEPEHLEFEYVRRLAHVLDCAAEPGAPLDLLHLGGGALTLPRYAAATRPGSRQQVVEFDAGLVELVAEHLPWGEEARITVHAADARAWLEGATGASADVVVADVFGGSRVPAQLTSLEYAREAARVLRPGGLYVANLADGAPFGFLRGQLANFGAVFAELALIAEPGVLRGRRFGNAVLVASDREIPVAALARRCAADAFPARVEAGAALDRLVRGAAVVPDAQAVASPEPPAGAFSVG
- a CDS encoding MFS transporter; the protein is MSPPPATPSRTPATRRRPAWAGRNYTLLTGAAVVTNLGSHGALIAAAFAVLDAGGSAGDVGLVAAARTLPLVLFLLIGGALADRLPRHRVMVAANALNCLSQAAFAALVLSGDPRLWQMMLLTALCGTGTAFFNPAAEGMLLSSVSGEHANRAFALFRMAMNGAGIGGAALGGAMIAAIGPGWVLAVDAAAFALAGALRTFLRVGHIAERAPGGGLLADLREGWVEFRSRSWLWRIVLQFSVVVAVVAAAEAVYGPLVARDRLGGPAPWGVALAFFGVGTIGGAVLMTLWKPRRLLLVGTLCVFPMALPSAALAVPLPTWGLCAVMLVSGVAIEVFGVNWMTTLHQEIPEDKFSRVSAYDWFGSVSMVPLATALAGPAETAFGRTRALWGCATLVVLATAVVLAAPDVRRLTRRPAPSPPPAPSPAAPSPAAEPAAV
- a CDS encoding DUF4442 domain-containing protein — translated: MSAEQMNVGELLAATVPMARTLNLQFLETTPERAVVRLPDQPDFHNHVGGPHAGAMFTLAESASGAIVLAAFGDQLSRAVPLAVKAEIGYKKLAKGVVTATATLGRPAAEVVAELDAGGRPEFPVTVAIQREDEAVTGEMTVVWTLRPNA